One window of the Labeo rohita strain BAU-BD-2019 chromosome 9, IGBB_LRoh.1.0, whole genome shotgun sequence genome contains the following:
- the creg2 gene encoding protein CREG2 — MLLLHLVTALTTLLCVGETYTIRSSVSWAVTSDVVDEELDTHSDEAPAVLVDNIGIWKQAYPSSVYRDASEKKPEQISKSEDVSSASRVFSYRMEEVKVPSSIPTPPPHEETARVARYMAHYSDWGHLATISTQDQIKGLPFGNIFSVSDGPADNSTGVPYFYVTPMDNTVTDLRSFPFASLTFSEAEGDFCRKQVYDPEDPRCARLTLTGKMVEVGPEELDFAKEAMFSRHPVMKKWPPGHNWFFMKLVLQQVWLQDWVGGVSVIPLEEYFKAAPF; from the exons ATGCTGCTTCTTCATCTTGTCACTGCACTAACGACACTACTGTGTGTCGGTGAGACTTACACCATCAGGAGCTCGGTGTCGTGGGCTGTCACCAGTGATGTGGTGGATGAAGAGCTGGACACGCACTCGGACGAGGCGCCCGCTGTGCTCGTCGATAATATCGGGATCTGGAAACAAGCCTATCCGTCCTCAGTGTACCGGGACGCCTCAGAGAAGAAACCCGAGCAGATATCGAAGAGCGAGGATGTGTCATCCGCTTCCCGTGTGTTTTCGTACCGAATGGAGGAGGTGAAGGTGCCGTCCAGCATCCCTACGCCTCCGCCTCATGAGGAGACGGCGAGAGTAGCGCGATATATGGCGCATTATAGCGACTGGGGTCACCTGGCGACCATCTCCACACAGGATCAG ATTAAAGGACTTCCTTTTGGAAACATTTTCTCTGTAAGTGACGGTCCAGCTGACAACAGCACTGGCGTTCCTTATTTTTATGTGACACCAATGGACAACACTGTAACGGATCTTCGCAGCTTTCCTTTTGCTTCCTTAACATTTTCCGAGGCAGAAGGAGATTTCTGCAG GAAGCAGGTTTATGACCCTGAGGACCCTAGGTGTGCTAGACTAACTTTGACTGGTAAAATGGTGGAGGTTGGACCAGAGGAGCTTGACTTTGCCAAAGAGGCAATGTTCTCCAG GCATCCTGTCATGAAGAAGTGGCCCCCTGGACATAATTGGTTTTTCATGAAGCTGGTTTTGCAGCAGGTTTGGCTGCAGGACTGGGTCGGAGGAGTCTCTGTCATTCCGCTTGAGGAGTATTTCAAAGCAGCAcctttctga